A part of Brassica napus cultivar Da-Ae unplaced genomic scaffold, Da-Ae ScsIHWf_1963;HRSCAF=2611, whole genome shotgun sequence genomic DNA contains:
- the LOC125599699 gene encoding uncharacterized protein LOC125599699, whose amino-acid sequence MAEQKSKKPMTASDYAKNQPHLQGRILTPNPYSALAEYPPLSYAKAAAEGSTSKETVPTSKEPETPTKSTYYVKPQKQHLMTTQFTKPITLPQLKAFVNRAFYPDCPYPTDNVTKNHTFYEFILVDSRSIEVTHYPDQKDKNTIAYSTCKILNIHQSKDLGFIHHHTTKPFVTPGFHIQGYTYTDYQNAFFRAFFLRPYDHSWFFSFDHNCSKAIPGWFAEWWYWFGPSDAIYPANLLKTSFEFYKKHIPDQPIGPLNKIYFHIDMGIPWICSWHFQLALHLQDMPYSLVREFRVKWWEKYNQDRCSYSNIQKHFDTIKQAKQIVQSVSKTVPLLLPSQLQQPSQKKSSPTTSTTSSSSQKRSKHSKKEKLAQLIDQLMN is encoded by the coding sequence ATGGCTGagcaaaaaagtaaaaaaccaATGACAGCATCGGATTATGCCAAGAATCAACCACATTTGCAAGGGCGAATTCTTACACCAAATCCATATTCAGCATTAGCGGAATATCCACCGCTATCTTATGCAAAAGCAGCCGCGGAAGGATCTACCTCAAAAGAGACTGTCCCAACATCCAAAGAGCCCGAAACCCCTACCAAATCAACCTACTATGTCAAACCCCAAAAACAGCACCTAATGACTACCCAATTCACCAAACCCATAACCTTACCCCAACTAAAAGCCTTTGTAAACAGAGCCTTTTACCCAGACTGTCCCTATCCAACCGATAACGTAACCAAAAACCACACCTTCTATGAGTTTATCCTAGTAGACTCTAGATCTATCGAAGTAACCCATTACCCAgaccaaaaagacaaaaacactATTGCCTACTCAACATGTAAAATCCTCAACATTCACCAATCCAAAGACCTTGGATTTATTCACCATCACACAACAAAACCCTTTGTTACCCCAGGTTTTCATATTCAAGGATATACCTATACCGACTATCAAAATGCCTTTTTCAGGGCATTCTTCCTCAGACCCTACGACCACTCCTGGTTCTTCAGCTTTGACCACAATTGTTCAAAAGCAATACCTGGATGGTTTGCAGAATGGTGGTACTGGTTCGGACCATCGGACGCGATTTACCCAGCCAATCTACTCAAGACCTCTTTCGAGTTTTACAAGAAGCATATTCCAGATCAACCTATCGGACCCTTAAACAAGATTTACTTCCACATCGATATGGGCATTCCCTGGATCTGCTCATGGCACTTCCAACTAGCCCTACATCTTCAAGATATGCCCTATTCTCTTGTCCGAGAATTTAGGGTAAAATGGTGGGAAAAATATAATCAAGACCGATGTAGCTATTCAAACATCCAGAAACACTTTGACACTATCAAGCAAGCGAAACAGATTGTCCAATCAGTTTCAAAAACAGTTCCACTACTTTTACCAAGTCAACTACAGCAACCTTCTCAAAAGAAATCAAGTCCTACTACTTCAACTACATCTTCCTCAAGCCAAAAAAGATCTAAGCATTCAAAGAAGGAAAAACTCGCACAACTCATCGACCAATTAATGAACTGA